A single genomic interval of Mycolicibacterium holsaticum DSM 44478 = JCM 12374 harbors:
- a CDS encoding NAD(P)H-dependent amine dehydrogenase family protein yields MVTRVVQWATGAVGRAALAELIENPDFQLAGVLVYDPAKAGQDAGSLCGLPATTGVLATTDKDEIFGLGADVVIHAASKAHAVDTNADDICRLLAAGTDVITTTSYNHLPTYGAETATAFVEASRTGQSRFHAAGENPGFMFERLVATVTGLSKSIDRIDLYEATDVSAVDSRPMLVDLMGMGRAPEDVTVDSLIIKKLDMAYRQALNATADVLGVTLSHVEVSVDATTLQHDLEVTAGTIEAGTVVGQRFSWVGHWSGRPLLAIHEEWVLTRDLPQWGLTPLAPGEKAPLIRAVIKGEPSFELALDVGWDGKVPNGQHAQPGHLMIAMGAVRAIPYVRAQPPGIVTAPVFGAIQLGGQRRN; encoded by the coding sequence TTGGTAACTCGAGTCGTCCAATGGGCCACGGGCGCCGTCGGTCGCGCTGCGCTCGCCGAGCTCATTGAGAACCCTGATTTTCAATTGGCCGGCGTGCTGGTGTACGACCCGGCGAAGGCTGGACAGGACGCCGGGTCGCTGTGCGGCCTTCCGGCGACCACCGGCGTCCTCGCTACCACGGACAAGGACGAGATCTTCGGACTCGGCGCCGACGTCGTCATACATGCCGCCAGCAAGGCCCATGCCGTTGACACCAACGCCGACGACATCTGCCGACTGCTTGCGGCGGGCACCGACGTCATCACGACGACGTCCTACAACCACCTGCCGACCTACGGCGCCGAGACCGCGACGGCTTTCGTCGAAGCATCCCGGACGGGACAGTCCCGCTTCCATGCCGCGGGAGAGAACCCGGGATTCATGTTCGAACGCCTGGTGGCGACCGTGACGGGACTGAGCAAGTCAATCGATCGAATCGACCTCTACGAAGCGACCGATGTCTCGGCGGTCGACAGCCGACCCATGCTCGTCGACCTGATGGGTATGGGCCGAGCGCCCGAGGACGTCACGGTCGACTCGCTGATCATCAAGAAGCTCGACATGGCGTACCGTCAGGCGCTCAACGCCACCGCCGACGTTCTCGGCGTCACGCTGTCGCACGTCGAGGTCTCCGTTGATGCCACCACGCTTCAGCACGACCTCGAGGTGACGGCTGGCACTATCGAGGCGGGAACGGTCGTCGGCCAACGGTTCTCATGGGTCGGACACTGGTCAGGCCGCCCGCTGCTGGCCATCCACGAGGAATGGGTTCTTACGCGGGATCTGCCCCAGTGGGGGCTCACGCCGCTTGCCCCGGGGGAGAAGGCGCCGCTGATCCGCGCCGTCATCAAGGGCGAACCGAGTTTCGAGCTCGCGCTCGACGTCGGCTGGGACGGCAAGGTGCCCAACGGGCAGCACGCGCAACCGGGGCATCTGATGATCGCGATGGGCGCAGTCCGGGCGATCCCTTACGTGAGGGCCCAGCCGCCAGGGATCGTCACGGCGCCGGTGTTCGGTGCGATCCAGCTGGGCGGCCAGCGCCGAAACTGA
- a CDS encoding ABC transporter substrate-binding protein has product MADEDVRAYGSVAPLKVGLLNDYPTRSSTEDDTLDTLRLVFDEAVSAGLVDRPIEVVRRDVIGLPNGTYHAVERGYDELVAEGCLMIFGPYVSDNAVPLSAHADRVAKVPNLILSGSEEALGEWTFALNNGSMPEEPVMLAAVMLGDGRSRIAIAYEASLIGKEYLAFAEKAYSAAGLKVVATAAIPQVEADKAAVVAELRAAGPDALVHVGFGHGLWGFSDALESADWDPPRYTTTAFEMAHINAEWMHHLRGWIGLDSYDERNRVGQAFLDRFEARYGRRPAHSMPGLCHDVATVIARGLAAARPLTGEGVKHGIEQVKLVPSASGAPGTFLRFGRYIRQGWLGSDYLIARRVLPDGSGHVFHAAPSDNIARAVSACRD; this is encoded by the coding sequence GTGGCAGACGAAGATGTTCGCGCGTACGGCTCGGTCGCCCCGCTGAAAGTCGGCCTGCTCAACGACTATCCGACCAGGTCCAGCACCGAGGACGACACGCTGGACACGCTACGGCTCGTGTTCGATGAAGCGGTCTCTGCCGGGCTTGTGGATCGGCCGATCGAGGTGGTGCGGCGCGACGTCATCGGCCTACCCAACGGCACGTACCACGCCGTCGAACGCGGATACGACGAACTGGTCGCCGAAGGCTGTCTGATGATCTTCGGCCCGTACGTCTCCGACAACGCGGTGCCGTTGTCCGCGCACGCCGACCGGGTGGCCAAGGTCCCGAATCTCATCCTGTCCGGATCGGAGGAGGCGCTGGGTGAGTGGACGTTCGCCCTCAACAACGGGTCGATGCCCGAGGAGCCGGTCATGCTCGCCGCGGTGATGCTCGGCGATGGAAGGTCACGTATCGCCATCGCGTATGAGGCCTCTCTCATCGGCAAGGAGTATCTGGCGTTCGCCGAGAAGGCTTATTCCGCAGCGGGATTGAAGGTCGTGGCCACGGCGGCCATCCCTCAGGTCGAAGCGGACAAGGCGGCGGTGGTCGCCGAACTGCGGGCGGCCGGCCCCGATGCGCTGGTGCACGTCGGTTTCGGCCACGGGTTGTGGGGCTTCTCGGACGCCTTGGAGAGTGCCGACTGGGATCCGCCGCGCTACACCACGACGGCGTTCGAGATGGCGCACATCAACGCCGAGTGGATGCATCACCTGCGCGGCTGGATCGGTCTTGACAGCTACGACGAGCGCAACCGCGTCGGTCAGGCCTTCCTCGACCGGTTCGAGGCGCGCTACGGCCGCCGACCGGCGCACTCGATGCCGGGCCTGTGCCACGACGTCGCGACCGTGATCGCCCGCGGCTTGGCGGCTGCGAGGCCGCTGACCGGCGAAGGGGTCAAGCACGGAATCGAGCAGGTGAAGCTCGTGCCGTCGGCGAGCGGAGCCCCGGGGACGTTCCTCCGGTTCGGCCGCTACATCAGGCAGGGTTGGCTGGGCTCCGATTACCTGATCGCGCGCCGTGTGCTACCGGACGGAAGCGGACACGTATTCCACGCGGCGCCGAGCGACAACATCGCACGCGCGGTGAGCGCCTGCCGAGACTGA
- a CDS encoding TetR/AcrR family transcriptional regulator yields MAKRGGTDSERRARGDQTRRHLIDAGRILFVEKGYFNTSIGDLVTTSGVGTRGAFYHHFKDKAELFRAVFEEVERDLTLRSLSSPPRGADSWERLCAGLHGFLESALEPEVQRIMLVDGPVVLGWRTLRAIQEDNSIALIDEMVRNAIAEGSIDDLPVAELTHMLVASLEEGALLVAHAKSPGRARGRAARILDRLLLSFATEPRKVIRR; encoded by the coding sequence ATGGCCAAGCGTGGTGGCACAGACTCCGAACGACGCGCTCGCGGAGATCAAACCCGCCGTCATCTCATCGATGCGGGGCGCATCTTGTTCGTGGAGAAGGGCTACTTCAACACCAGCATCGGCGACTTGGTCACCACCTCGGGCGTCGGCACCCGCGGCGCCTTCTATCACCACTTCAAGGACAAGGCCGAACTCTTCCGCGCGGTGTTCGAGGAGGTCGAGCGGGACCTCACACTGCGTTCGCTGTCCTCCCCGCCGCGCGGCGCGGACTCATGGGAGCGACTCTGCGCAGGTCTTCACGGCTTCCTCGAGTCGGCACTCGAACCCGAGGTGCAGCGCATCATGTTGGTCGACGGACCTGTCGTCTTGGGCTGGCGGACGCTGCGCGCGATCCAGGAAGACAACAGTATCGCGTTGATCGACGAGATGGTGCGCAATGCCATCGCCGAAGGCAGCATCGACGATCTACCCGTTGCCGAGCTGACTCACATGCTCGTCGCATCGCTCGAGGAGGGTGCTCTTCTGGTGGCACACGCCAAAAGCCCCGGCCGAGCACGCGGTCGTGCGGCACGGATTCTCGACCGGCTTCTGCTCAGCTTCGCGACGGAGCCGCGCAAGGTCATCAGGCGGTAG
- a CDS encoding SDR family oxidoreductase: protein MSDAPPLRVAVVGASAGLGRCIGVGLAKKGARVAFLARRRDRLENAAKEAGSGAAAVACDVTDADACQRAMTAVVEEFGGLDALVYTTGVGVLAPLTDVTAEQWGNLFATNVTGASLITAAAAPHLAANAGSAVYLSSLSASYSAPWPLLGAYAVSKAALDKLVEAWRIEHPNIGFTRLAVGDCFGGEGDSQTEFSKAWDPQALENAIRFWMDNGYMQGGLVEADHLVGVVHNVLRCGNSSFIPYLTLAPRPSGAVAELRQW from the coding sequence ATGTCGGACGCGCCACCACTGCGAGTCGCCGTAGTCGGAGCGTCCGCGGGTCTGGGCCGGTGCATCGGCGTGGGGCTCGCGAAGAAGGGCGCCCGGGTCGCGTTCCTCGCGCGGCGTCGCGACCGCCTCGAGAACGCCGCCAAGGAAGCGGGCAGCGGTGCGGCGGCCGTCGCGTGTGACGTCACGGACGCGGATGCCTGTCAACGCGCCATGACAGCCGTCGTCGAAGAATTCGGCGGCCTGGATGCACTCGTCTACACGACTGGCGTCGGCGTCCTCGCGCCCCTCACCGACGTCACCGCCGAGCAGTGGGGAAACCTGTTCGCCACCAACGTTACCGGCGCATCGCTCATCACCGCAGCCGCCGCACCCCACCTTGCCGCCAACGCCGGTTCGGCTGTCTACCTCTCGTCGCTGAGCGCGTCATACTCCGCCCCGTGGCCGCTGCTCGGCGCTTACGCAGTGTCCAAGGCGGCGCTGGACAAATTGGTCGAGGCCTGGCGCATCGAACACCCGAACATCGGCTTCACCCGGCTGGCGGTCGGTGACTGCTTCGGCGGTGAAGGCGACTCCCAAACGGAGTTCAGCAAGGCGTGGGATCCGCAGGCGCTCGAGAACGCCATCCGGTTCTGGATGGACAACGGCTACATGCAGGGCGGTCTGGTCGAGGCCGATCACCTCGTCGGCGTCGTGCACAACGTACTTCGTTGCGGAAACAGCAGTTTCATCCCGTATCTGACATTGGCTCCCCGGCCATCGGGCGCAGTGGCCGAACTTCGACAGTGGTGA
- a CDS encoding aldehyde dehydrogenase family protein — protein sequence MLIDGQLVESETGRQFDNINPATEEVLGGTVDGTRADMERAVAAARHAFDHTDWSRDGQARAAGLRQLQAALEAEREEIRGELIAEAGCPLLSTFGPQLDVPLKEALGWPADMISQFPWKRTLPDKDAFGMGTLAAREVWKEPVGVVGVITPWNFPLEIILNKVGPILAMGNTMVLKPAPDTPWNATRIGRIIAEQTDIPPGVINIVTSSDHTVGEVLSTSPLVDMVAFTGSTATGRKIMKAAADTVKPTFLELGGKSVYLVLDDDGDISASLGGSAFISMHAGQGCAMPTRLLVPNSRYAEAVEIVKVAMEKNKYGDPTDPSVLQGPQVSKRQQDRVMGYIEKGRQEGARLVTGGNIPAHLPKGFFVEPTVFADVDNRMTIAQEEIFGPVLSVIGFDDDDDAVRIANDSIYGLSGVVFARDLDRAKAVAGRIRTGTLGINGGLWYGADAPFGGYKQSGVGRQCGIEGLEIFTETKTVGWPKES from the coding sequence ATGCTCATCGACGGCCAGCTCGTCGAATCCGAGACAGGCCGCCAGTTCGACAACATCAACCCGGCAACCGAGGAGGTTCTCGGGGGCACCGTCGACGGCACCCGCGCCGACATGGAACGGGCGGTGGCTGCCGCCCGCCACGCATTCGACCACACCGACTGGTCGCGCGACGGGCAGGCCCGTGCCGCCGGGCTCCGTCAACTGCAGGCGGCGCTGGAGGCCGAACGCGAGGAGATCCGCGGGGAACTGATCGCGGAAGCGGGCTGCCCGCTGCTGAGCACTTTCGGACCGCAACTCGACGTCCCGCTCAAGGAGGCCCTGGGTTGGCCGGCGGATATGATCAGCCAGTTCCCCTGGAAGCGAACGCTTCCCGACAAGGATGCGTTCGGGATGGGCACCCTCGCTGCCCGCGAAGTCTGGAAGGAACCCGTCGGTGTCGTCGGCGTCATAACGCCGTGGAACTTTCCGCTCGAGATCATCCTCAACAAGGTCGGCCCGATTCTGGCCATGGGCAACACGATGGTGCTCAAGCCCGCACCCGACACACCGTGGAACGCCACCCGCATCGGCCGGATCATCGCCGAGCAGACCGACATCCCGCCAGGGGTGATCAACATCGTCACCTCATCGGATCACACTGTCGGCGAGGTGCTTTCGACTTCTCCCCTGGTCGACATGGTGGCCTTCACCGGTTCGACGGCAACCGGACGCAAAATCATGAAGGCAGCGGCTGACACTGTCAAGCCGACGTTCTTGGAACTCGGCGGCAAATCGGTGTACCTGGTGCTCGACGACGACGGCGACATCAGTGCCTCGCTCGGCGGCAGCGCGTTCATCTCCATGCACGCCGGACAGGGCTGTGCGATGCCGACCCGCCTGCTGGTCCCGAATTCCCGCTACGCCGAGGCCGTCGAGATCGTCAAGGTCGCGATGGAGAAGAACAAGTACGGCGATCCCACCGACCCGTCGGTGCTGCAGGGCCCCCAGGTCTCGAAACGTCAACAGGATCGCGTGATGGGCTATATCGAGAAGGGCAGGCAGGAAGGCGCCCGCCTGGTCACCGGCGGCAATATCCCAGCACATCTTCCGAAGGGCTTTTTCGTCGAACCAACGGTGTTCGCCGACGTAGACAACCGGATGACGATCGCCCAGGAGGAGATCTTCGGTCCGGTGCTGTCCGTCATCGGGTTCGACGATGACGACGATGCCGTGCGCATCGCCAACGACTCCATCTACGGCCTGTCGGGCGTCGTATTCGCCAGGGACCTCGACCGGGCCAAAGCGGTCGCCGGCCGGATCCGCACCGGGACCCTCGGAATCAACGGCGGTCTGTGGTACGGCGCCGATGCTCCGTTCGGCGGCTACAAGCAGTCCGGGGTCGGGCGGCAGTGCGGCATCGAAGGACTCGAGATCTTCACCGAAACCAAGACCGTCGGCTGGCCGAAGGAGTCCTGA
- a CDS encoding NDMA-dependent alcohol dehydrogenase encodes MRTRAAVLRGVGVDWEVTDVELDAPHAGEVLVKMAYAGICHSDEHFYTGDSVPSAEMEDLMRAAGVPVPEWFPMLGGHEGAGVVEEVGPEVKTLKPGDHVAVSFFPACGNCRWCATGHTYLCDVGADIYSKAMTTDGTRRRHVVGPNGAEDLMAMMQVGTFAEFVVASERSLVKINDWIPLEAASLVSCGVTTGFGSGSVAAGTEPGDTVVVVGVGGIGMNAVQGAKVAGAKHIVAVDPNEFKREIAPSFGATHTAVDAGSALELVKEITWGVMADRVVLTPGVVPPDLVMVAMMLLRKGGTCVLTGMAKISDMQIPISLPDMVSACKTLKGVLYGEMNPRDAMPKLLSMYEAGTIKLDELVTQKYKLDDINEAMKDLRAGRNIRGVIAF; translated from the coding sequence ATGAGAACCAGAGCGGCCGTGCTGCGCGGCGTTGGCGTCGACTGGGAAGTCACCGATGTCGAACTGGATGCACCCCACGCCGGCGAGGTGCTGGTGAAGATGGCCTACGCGGGCATCTGCCACTCCGACGAACACTTCTACACCGGTGACAGCGTCCCCAGCGCCGAGATGGAGGACCTGATGCGTGCCGCCGGGGTCCCGGTACCCGAGTGGTTTCCGATGCTCGGCGGTCACGAGGGCGCCGGGGTCGTCGAAGAGGTCGGGCCCGAGGTGAAGACGCTCAAGCCCGGCGATCACGTCGCCGTCTCTTTCTTTCCCGCCTGCGGCAACTGCCGTTGGTGCGCGACCGGACACACCTATCTGTGCGACGTCGGCGCCGACATCTACAGCAAGGCCATGACCACCGACGGCACCAGGCGCAGGCACGTCGTCGGGCCGAACGGTGCCGAGGATCTGATGGCGATGATGCAGGTGGGCACATTCGCAGAGTTCGTGGTGGCCTCAGAACGGTCATTGGTGAAGATCAACGACTGGATACCACTCGAGGCAGCCTCGCTTGTATCATGCGGTGTGACAACGGGATTCGGTTCCGGATCCGTGGCCGCTGGAACTGAACCCGGCGACACCGTCGTCGTCGTGGGGGTCGGCGGAATCGGGATGAACGCGGTCCAGGGCGCCAAAGTGGCCGGCGCCAAGCACATCGTGGCGGTGGACCCGAACGAGTTCAAGCGTGAGATCGCACCGTCGTTCGGCGCGACGCACACCGCCGTCGACGCCGGGTCCGCCCTGGAACTGGTCAAGGAGATCACCTGGGGCGTGATGGCCGACCGCGTCGTGCTGACACCGGGCGTGGTGCCGCCTGATCTGGTGATGGTGGCGATGATGCTGTTGCGCAAGGGCGGAACGTGCGTTCTGACCGGCATGGCGAAAATCAGCGACATGCAGATCCCGATCAGCCTGCCCGACATGGTGAGTGCGTGTAAGACCCTCAAAGGTGTCCTCTACGGCGAGATGAACCCCCGCGATGCCATGCCGAAACTGCTGTCGATGTACGAGGCGGGCACCATCAAACTCGACGAGCTGGTCACTCAAAAGTACAAGCTGGACGACATCAACGAGGCGATGAAGGATTTGCGGGCCGGCAGGAACATTCGCGGAGTGATTGCCTTTTAA
- a CDS encoding PP2C family protein-serine/threonine phosphatase, with amino-acid sequence MESASPKPVGEPAWQSVPHPVLVVDTSGVISAVSVPAQEVLADAEAGVALADVAPAWLTDAHDRQASAATGLIDGRDFAANRTPLPGGGTAWWLVEDTDRSLQRAHETLAQERKRATFLDEASAVLMASLNLDRCREATVQMAARHLADAAVIVAPVRDELIPVVCSGPDGVAEHHTVEADPASVSGLSETLRGFPPVPSRWIDPATMPEWLIPRRFPGRVGSVLITPLPGHGVPAGALVLLRRDSKAPFSDGEELFARLFATRAGAALSTARLYAEQSAITRTLMRELLPPQMERRDDFELAGGYRASADHELVGGDFYDVHPATGPDGETLVVLGDVCGKGLEAAVLSGKIRNTLHALAPLADNHERVLNLLNSALLTPDNSRFATLVLASIASREGQLKLRLTCAGHPAPLILRNDGTVLEADTRGMLVGALRQFTARSTEVSLAPGETCLLYTDGLSEARGGPLGQEMFGDERLIDALAQCAQLPAEAVVERMMMLTSEWVTDRKHDDMAVVAITAPRRTHLSAVEGHTSGRYSG; translated from the coding sequence GTGGAGAGTGCTTCGCCCAAGCCCGTCGGCGAGCCCGCCTGGCAGTCGGTTCCGCACCCGGTGCTGGTGGTCGACACCAGCGGTGTCATTTCCGCGGTCAGCGTTCCGGCGCAGGAGGTGCTGGCCGACGCCGAGGCCGGTGTCGCGCTGGCCGACGTCGCACCCGCATGGCTAACAGACGCACACGATCGGCAGGCGTCGGCAGCGACCGGCCTCATCGACGGCCGCGACTTCGCAGCCAACCGCACCCCCCTGCCCGGCGGCGGGACCGCATGGTGGCTGGTCGAGGACACCGACCGCTCGCTGCAGCGCGCCCACGAGACGTTGGCTCAGGAGCGAAAACGCGCGACATTCCTCGACGAGGCGTCCGCGGTGTTGATGGCGTCGCTGAACTTGGACCGGTGCCGAGAGGCGACGGTCCAGATGGCGGCCCGCCATCTGGCGGACGCGGCGGTCATCGTCGCCCCCGTTCGAGATGAACTGATCCCGGTCGTCTGCAGCGGACCCGACGGCGTCGCCGAACACCACACCGTCGAAGCGGACCCCGCCTCGGTATCCGGCCTCAGCGAGACCCTGCGTGGTTTCCCGCCGGTGCCGTCGCGGTGGATCGACCCCGCCACGATGCCCGAGTGGCTGATTCCCCGGCGCTTCCCGGGTCGGGTGGGATCGGTGCTGATCACGCCGTTACCGGGCCACGGTGTTCCGGCCGGCGCGTTGGTGCTGCTGCGCCGCGACTCCAAGGCCCCGTTCAGCGACGGCGAGGAACTCTTCGCCCGATTGTTCGCCACCCGCGCCGGAGCGGCGCTGTCCACTGCCCGGCTCTACGCCGAGCAGTCGGCGATCACCCGCACCCTGATGCGCGAACTCCTGCCCCCGCAGATGGAGCGGCGCGACGATTTCGAACTCGCCGGCGGCTACCGCGCGTCCGCAGACCATGAACTGGTGGGCGGCGACTTCTACGACGTCCACCCCGCCACGGGACCCGACGGCGAGACGCTCGTCGTCCTCGGCGACGTGTGCGGCAAGGGCCTGGAGGCCGCGGTGCTCAGCGGCAAGATCCGCAACACCCTGCACGCCCTGGCGCCGCTCGCCGACAACCACGAACGCGTGCTGAACCTTCTCAACAGCGCCCTGTTGACGCCCGACAACAGCCGCTTCGCCACGTTGGTGCTGGCCTCCATCGCGAGCCGCGAAGGTCAGCTGAAGCTGCGGTTGACCTGCGCCGGGCACCCCGCCCCGCTGATCCTCCGCAACGACGGGACGGTATTGGAGGCGGACACCCGTGGCATGTTGGTCGGCGCGCTGCGACAGTTCACTGCGCGCTCTACCGAGGTATCACTCGCGCCCGGCGAGACATGCCTGCTCTATACCGACGGCCTCTCCGAAGCCCGCGGCGGGCCGCTCGGTCAGGAGATGTTCGGCGATGAGCGACTGATCGACGCGCTGGCGCAATGCGCCCAGTTGCCCGCCGAGGCGGTCGTGGAGCGGATGATGATGCTCACTTCGGAGTGGGTAACCGATCGAAAACACGACGATATGGCCGTCGTGGCCATCACGGCTCCGCGCCGGACCCATCTCAGCGCCGTCGAGGGCCACACGTCCGGCAGGTACTCAGGGTGA
- a CDS encoding cobalamin B12-binding domain-containing protein, whose amino-acid sequence MTGPDVGAETSEPAVVRERLWDAVLDGDESAAVGVVFTAVDSGVTPEDALLEVIAPVQRKVGTEWAANRITVAQEHAATAINDRVIAALSQHPAATSAARAGRITVACVDGEWHALPARLLAEVLRLRGWQVDFLGAQVPTPHLIAHLHQYAPDAVALSCSIPTRLPAAHAAITACQAAGVSVLVGGAAFGADGRYAHLLGADAWAPDARAASQWLSEGLVRLRLTPNRQPPNALPHLADQEYSMVSSTKAQLVKATMAELEDHFPAMADYSEAQRQHTTEDIAHIVDFLATALYTDDDDLFTGFIVWTAQVLEARRVPAASLTPALDLLAGQLQDFPRARRLLTAARTALATGQTTPIA is encoded by the coding sequence GTGACCGGACCGGACGTCGGCGCGGAGACGAGCGAACCCGCGGTGGTTCGCGAGCGGCTGTGGGACGCGGTGCTCGACGGCGACGAGTCCGCCGCCGTCGGCGTCGTGTTCACCGCTGTCGACTCCGGCGTGACGCCCGAGGACGCGCTCCTCGAGGTGATCGCACCCGTGCAACGCAAGGTCGGCACGGAGTGGGCGGCCAACCGCATCACCGTGGCCCAGGAGCACGCCGCCACCGCGATCAACGACCGGGTGATCGCGGCGCTGTCGCAGCACCCCGCGGCCACGTCGGCCGCACGCGCCGGGCGCATCACGGTGGCGTGTGTGGATGGCGAATGGCACGCGCTGCCCGCCCGGTTACTCGCCGAGGTTCTGCGGCTGCGCGGCTGGCAGGTGGATTTCCTCGGCGCGCAGGTCCCGACCCCGCACCTGATCGCGCACCTACATCAGTACGCGCCCGATGCCGTCGCGTTGTCGTGCTCGATTCCGACCCGGCTGCCGGCTGCGCACGCGGCGATCACCGCATGTCAGGCCGCCGGTGTCTCCGTGCTCGTCGGCGGCGCGGCTTTCGGCGCCGACGGCCGCTACGCGCACCTCCTTGGTGCCGATGCCTGGGCACCGGACGCCCGCGCCGCCTCGCAGTGGCTGAGTGAAGGCCTGGTCCGGCTCCGTCTCACGCCGAACCGGCAGCCGCCGAACGCGCTGCCGCATCTGGCGGACCAGGAGTATTCGATGGTCAGCAGCACCAAGGCGCAACTGGTCAAAGCGACGATGGCCGAGTTGGAGGACCACTTCCCCGCGATGGCCGACTACAGCGAGGCGCAACGCCAGCACACCACCGAGGACATCGCCCACATCGTCGATTTCCTCGCGACCGCGCTGTACACCGACGACGACGACCTGTTCACCGGCTTCATCGTCTGGACCGCCCAGGTGCTGGAAGCCCGTCGCGTACCCGCGGCCTCACTGACTCCCGCCCTGGATCTGCTGGCGGGCCAACTGCAAGACTTTCCGCGTGCTCGGCGGCTGCTCACCGCTGCCCGTACCGCCCTGGCCACCGGACAAACCACACCGATCGCATGA
- a CDS encoding STAS domain-containing protein: MKITLSSDSSSRSARIDISGDLDYGHTSQLLSTVSELLSGSAAPLDLHLNFAELTFFDSTGLSALLQVHQKAAQAGARLHLDNRPAHLDRVLEITGTLEYLTSLSDTSTGEIGIRMRARASDPS, encoded by the coding sequence ATGAAGATCACCCTGTCTTCGGACTCGTCGAGCCGGTCGGCGCGCATCGATATTTCAGGCGACCTCGACTACGGTCACACCAGCCAATTGCTGAGCACCGTGTCCGAATTGCTGTCCGGCAGCGCGGCCCCGCTCGACCTGCACCTGAACTTCGCAGAGTTGACGTTCTTCGACTCCACCGGGCTGTCGGCGTTGCTGCAGGTACATCAGAAAGCCGCGCAGGCCGGTGCACGGCTGCACCTGGACAACCGTCCCGCGCACCTCGACCGCGTCCTGGAGATCACCGGCACGCTGGAATACCTCACCTCGCTGTCGGACACCAGTACCGGTGAGATCGGAATCCGCATGCGCGCCAGGGCGAGCGACCCGTCCTGA
- a CDS encoding carbon-nitrogen hydrolase family protein has translation MVLAAAIQLEAVVGDVSANLHICERLADEAGRAGARIIALPEFFTTGIAFVDELKDAALPPDGKATDLLIALARRYRALVGGSFLCRDTDGHVRNAYFAADAHGVVGRHDKDLPTMWENAFYVGGHDDGVFRAGNHDVGAAVCWELMRTGTVKRLRSRVDLVMTGSGWWSIPPWPPRFVFDRWERRNAATARRAAASFAKYVGAPVVHAAHAGEVRCPMPWFPMPYRGHFEGATLITDARGEVIAERRAEQGAGVVLGEIEIGRRATLLDPPKGFWLHPRGPLPSAVWHYQRWHGRPWYRRHVMRAATATATGDRG, from the coding sequence ATGGTGTTGGCAGCGGCGATTCAGCTCGAGGCGGTGGTGGGCGACGTGAGCGCCAACCTCCACATCTGTGAACGCCTCGCCGATGAAGCGGGTCGAGCCGGTGCGCGGATCATCGCGCTACCGGAGTTTTTCACGACCGGCATCGCGTTCGTCGACGAGTTGAAAGACGCCGCGCTCCCGCCGGACGGTAAGGCCACCGACTTGCTCATCGCCCTTGCCCGCAGGTACCGGGCCCTGGTCGGCGGTTCGTTCCTGTGCCGGGACACCGACGGACATGTGCGCAACGCCTACTTCGCGGCCGACGCCCACGGTGTGGTCGGCCGACACGACAAGGACCTGCCGACCATGTGGGAGAACGCGTTTTACGTCGGCGGACACGACGACGGCGTATTCCGTGCGGGCAACCATGACGTCGGCGCCGCGGTCTGCTGGGAGCTGATGCGTACCGGCACGGTGAAGCGGCTGCGGTCGCGGGTCGATCTGGTGATGACCGGCTCTGGCTGGTGGTCCATTCCACCGTGGCCGCCGCGGTTCGTGTTCGATCGGTGGGAACGCCGCAACGCCGCCACGGCTCGTCGCGCCGCGGCGTCGTTCGCCAAGTACGTCGGCGCGCCGGTCGTGCACGCCGCACACGCCGGCGAGGTGAGGTGCCCGATGCCTTGGTTCCCGATGCCGTATCGGGGGCATTTCGAGGGCGCGACGCTGATCACCGATGCACGCGGTGAGGTCATCGCCGAGCGTCGCGCCGAACAGGGTGCGGGTGTTGTCCTCGGTGAGATCGAAATCGGCCGTCGCGCAACGCTACTCGATCCGCCAAAAGGGTTCTGGCTGCACCCGCGGGGGCCGTTGCCGAGTGCGGTTTGGCATTATCAGCGCTGGCACGGCCGTCCGTGGTACCGCCGTCATGTGATGCGCGCCGCAACAGCGACGGCGACAGGCGATCGAGGTTGA